One Candidatus Campbellbacteria bacterium genomic window carries:
- a CDS encoding type II secretion system GspH family protein, with product MYSQKHFKKQNHFFSAGFTLIEVMVSISIIALLSSVVMSATNSARKNARDSKRISSIRELQVGLELYFSDNQTYPPADVIGESANRAGDPAMGDAGNWDTPFDNDFLTSLVGGKYMQGHVFDPLGVAGSSFQNNLRYYRFPAGSWGCPVNRGAFYVLGVVDMETSSGRHQLSPGWNCPNFDFGNPAVYGFEFVVGKYES from the coding sequence ATGTATTCTCAAAAACATTTTAAAAAGCAAAATCATTTTTTTAGTGCTGGGTTTACCCTCATTGAGGTTATGGTTTCTATAAGTATCATCGCGCTTCTTTCAAGTGTGGTGATGTCAGCTACAAACAGTGCACGAAAAAATGCTCGTGACTCAAAAAGAATTTCATCTATCCGAGAACTACAGGTTGGACTAGAACTCTATTTCTCAGACAATCAGACATACCCTCCTGCAGACGTAATTGGTGAATCAGCTAACCGTGCAGGTGATCCTGCTATGGGTGATGCGGGTAACTGGGATACACCATTTGACAATGACTTTCTAACATCACTCGTTGGTGGAAAGTACATGCAAGGACATGTCTTTGATCCGCTTGGTGTAGCGGGTAGCTCTTTTCAAAACAATCTCCGATACTATCGTTTTCCCGCAGGGTCTTGGGGCTGTCCTGTAAATCGTGGTGCATTTTATGTCCTTGGAGTTGTTGACATGGAAACAAGTAGCGGTCGACACCAATTATCTCCAGGATGGAACTGTCCTAACTTTGATTTTGGAAACCCTGCAGTATACGGATTTGAATTCGTTGTTGGAAAGTACGAAAGTTAA
- a CDS encoding rod shape-determining protein RodA, with protein sequence MSFLALRSVDWTLLAATLVLSAFGLVTMNSFVEPNTFFEQQLVWLCISLAVFFFAGLIDWRFLRNTPVVVTLFLISIASLALLFFLGTITKGAVSRFDFGAFFLQPSDPAKLVLVILLAKYFSRRHVEIAHVRHILVSGFYALIFFVLLFIQPDFGGAIVVFFLWLGMVLVSGISKKHLALVFLIGALAFGGLWGFVFQDYQKDRIRTFIHPLTDIQGAGYNAYQSTITVGSGEFLGKGVGFGTQSRLQFLPEYETDFIFGAFAEEWGFVGILLLLLCFGVVVWRILREAFLGATNFETLFAIGVALTLAAPAIIHIGMNVGLLPVTGTVLPFVSYGGSHLVIEFLSLGILSGMRRYRRATHRDVFGDEVVMQ encoded by the coding sequence ATGTCGTTTCTTGCCCTTCGTTCCGTTGACTGGACACTCCTTGCAGCAACACTCGTGTTGTCTGCTTTTGGTTTGGTAACGATGAATTCATTCGTTGAGCCAAATACCTTTTTTGAACAACAATTGGTGTGGCTCTGTATTTCTCTCGCCGTCTTTTTCTTCGCAGGACTCATTGATTGGAGGTTTTTACGAAACACCCCTGTTGTCGTTACGTTGTTCCTTATTTCCATTGCTTCGTTGGCGCTCTTATTTTTTCTTGGCACGATAACAAAAGGAGCGGTTTCCCGTTTTGATTTTGGGGCATTCTTTCTTCAGCCGTCTGACCCAGCAAAATTAGTACTCGTGATTTTACTCGCAAAATATTTCTCCCGCAGACATGTTGAAATTGCACACGTGAGACATATTCTTGTGTCGGGATTCTACGCACTTATTTTCTTTGTTTTACTCTTTATTCAACCAGACTTCGGGGGCGCTATTGTGGTGTTCTTTTTGTGGCTCGGCATGGTCCTTGTATCTGGTATTTCAAAAAAACATCTCGCACTCGTTTTTTTGATTGGCGCACTTGCGTTTGGAGGATTGTGGGGATTTGTATTTCAAGACTATCAAAAAGATCGCATACGAACATTTATTCACCCACTCACTGACATTCAGGGTGCTGGGTACAATGCGTATCAATCAACAATAACCGTTGGTTCGGGAGAATTTCTTGGGAAGGGAGTTGGATTTGGAACACAGTCACGATTGCAGTTTTTGCCAGAGTATGAGACAGATTTTATTTTTGGAGCATTTGCAGAGGAGTGGGGCTTTGTTGGTATCCTTCTTTTGTTGTTGTGTTTTGGGGTTGTGGTGTGGCGAATTCTGCGAGAAGCGTTTCTAGGCGCGACCAATTTTGAAACATTGTTTGCGATTGGTGTGGCTCTCACCCTTGCTGCTCCTGCCATCATTCACATCGGTATGAACGTTGGCCTCCTACCTGTTACGGGAACAGTTCTCCCGTTTGTGTCATATGGAGGAAGCCACCTTGTTATTGAGTTCTTGTCTCTCGGAATACTTTCAGGTATGCGCCGATACCGTCGCGCTACACACCGAGATGTGTTTGGTGATGAAGTGGTGATGCAATAG